One genomic segment of Cryomorphaceae bacterium includes these proteins:
- a CDS encoding methylmalonyl-CoA mutase has translation MTRISFQDIELDFGLLQPGKPHSETGIITPEGIELKPRYSAEDLKEVSHLGFQAGSPPYLRGPYASMYTVRPWTIRQYAGFSTAEESNAFYRRNLAAGQKGLSVAFDLATHRGYDSDHPRVIGDVGKAGVAIDSVLDMKLLFDQIPLDKMSVSMTMNGAVLPILAFYIVAAEEQGVSPGQLSGTIQNDILKEFMVRNTYIYPPGPSMRIVADIFRFTSRNMPRFNSISISGYHMHEAGAPADIELAYTLADGLEYVRTGLEAGLDIDDFAPRLSFFWAIGMNHFMEIAKMRAGRWLWAEMIQRFKPENQKSLALRTHCQTSGWSLTEQDPFNNVARTCIEALAAAFGGTQSLHTNALDEAIALPTDFSARIARNTQIYLQEETDICKVVDPWGGSYYVESLTHQLYHRAKKHLAEIEELGGMAKAIETGVPKMRIEEAAAKKQARIDGGSSVIVGVNRFETDEKTNIEIRDVDNTEVRRQQLERLQKLKTERDENACQQALNALTEGAKSGEGNLLELAIEAARKRASLGEISLALEKIYGRYQATIRSITGVYSEEVKNDQDFNKARQMCNDFAAIAGRRPRIMIAKMGQDGHDRGAKVIATAFADIGFDVDIGPLFQTPEEAAKQAVENDVHILGVSSLAAGHKTLVPAVIESLKQAGREDMLVVAGGVIPQQDYDFLFDAGVVGVFGPGTRISKAAQHILDILTQGYQA, from the coding sequence ATGACACGTATTTCGTTTCAGGATATCGAATTGGATTTTGGCCTGCTGCAACCGGGTAAGCCGCACTCGGAAACCGGAATCATAACTCCAGAGGGCATCGAACTCAAGCCCCGTTACAGCGCTGAAGATCTCAAAGAAGTAAGTCACCTCGGTTTTCAGGCCGGCTCTCCTCCCTACCTTCGCGGACCCTACGCCTCCATGTACACGGTGCGCCCATGGACCATCCGCCAGTACGCAGGATTCAGCACCGCCGAGGAGAGCAATGCGTTTTATCGAAGAAACCTTGCTGCCGGGCAAAAAGGACTTTCTGTTGCCTTTGATCTGGCCACCCATCGCGGCTACGATTCTGACCATCCACGTGTTATTGGAGACGTAGGTAAAGCAGGCGTAGCTATTGACAGCGTGCTCGATATGAAGCTGCTGTTCGACCAGATTCCGCTCGACAAAATGTCGGTTTCAATGACCATGAACGGCGCGGTGTTGCCCATCCTGGCCTTTTACATTGTAGCGGCTGAGGAACAAGGCGTATCACCCGGGCAACTTTCAGGAACCATTCAGAACGACATCCTGAAGGAGTTCATGGTTCGCAACACCTATATCTACCCTCCGGGGCCTTCGATGCGGATTGTGGCCGACATTTTCCGGTTTACCTCGCGTAACATGCCCCGATTCAACTCTATCAGCATCTCCGGCTACCACATGCACGAGGCGGGCGCACCAGCTGATATTGAGCTGGCCTATACCCTTGCCGACGGGCTGGAATACGTTCGTACCGGACTGGAAGCAGGATTGGATATTGACGATTTCGCCCCGCGCCTCTCGTTTTTCTGGGCTATTGGGATGAACCATTTTATGGAGATTGCCAAAATGCGGGCAGGCCGTTGGTTGTGGGCCGAAATGATTCAGCGATTCAAGCCTGAAAACCAAAAGTCATTGGCCTTGCGAACGCATTGTCAAACATCGGGATGGAGTCTTACTGAGCAGGACCCGTTTAACAATGTAGCCAGAACCTGCATTGAAGCATTGGCTGCAGCCTTTGGTGGAACACAATCGCTCCATACCAATGCCCTCGACGAAGCCATTGCTCTTCCCACTGACTTTTCGGCGCGCATTGCCCGAAACACGCAAATTTACCTTCAAGAGGAAACCGATATCTGCAAAGTGGTTGACCCTTGGGGAGGATCGTACTATGTGGAGAGCCTAACCCATCAACTCTATCACCGGGCCAAAAAACACCTCGCCGAAATTGAGGAACTGGGCGGAATGGCCAAAGCCATCGAAACCGGCGTTCCAAAAATGAGGATTGAGGAAGCCGCGGCAAAAAAACAGGCGCGCATTGACGGAGGGAGCTCCGTGATCGTGGGAGTGAACCGCTTCGAAACCGATGAAAAAACCAACATCGAGATTCGCGATGTGGATAACACCGAAGTACGCCGACAACAGTTGGAACGACTTCAAAAACTCAAAACCGAACGCGACGAGAACGCCTGTCAACAGGCATTGAACGCACTGACCGAAGGCGCCAAAAGTGGTGAGGGCAACTTGCTCGAGCTGGCCATAGAAGCCGCCCGAAAACGCGCCAGCCTCGGTGAGATTTCGCTCGCACTCGAAAAAATCTATGGCCGGTACCAGGCCACCATCCGTTCTATAACCGGCGTATATTCCGAAGAGGTGAAAAACGACCAAGACTTCAACAAAGCGCGGCAAATGTGCAACGACTTTGCTGCCATTGCCGGGCGAAGACCCCGCATCATGATTGCCAAAATGGGCCAGGACGGCCACGACAGGGGAGCCAAGGTAATCGCAACTGCGTTTGCAGACATCGGCTTTGATGTGGACATCGGGCCGCTTTTCCAAACGCCGGAAGAAGCCGCCAAGCAAGCTGTTGAAAACGACGTGCACATACTGGGTGTTTCTTCGCTCGCAGCTGGACACAAAACGCTGGTTCCCGCAGTCATTGAATCGCTGAAGCAGGCAGGCCGCGAAGATATGCTCGTGGTTGCCGGAGGTGTTATCCCCCAGCAGGACTACGATTTTCTATTCGATGCCGGCGTAGTAGGTGTATTCGGGCCGGGTACGCGCATTTCCAAAGCAGCTCAACACATTCTTGATATTCTTACGCAAGGCTATCAAGCCTGA
- a CDS encoding DUF2807 domain-containing protein, protein MAMTTLYIGSKNETNLSLPCWRSKYAISKTKSKMTTTTFTKSVRISGAILLSALLASCMPCEKGSGEVLQESRPLEAFSSVEVRCPVNVFISQNHFPTQATVKAQKNIADLLSIEVENGVLTIDSDDCFQTKEVVEVYLNTERVEGLAVYGSGDIHGLTDLLGGTLKMKVKGSGDITAEGTYRHIQADIQGSGDIRFNGKADRLEVTVKGSGDFKGQNMTAKSTSVKISGSGDAFVNAEEFLEASVAGSGDVRYTGAPRDSSFSVKGSGNIRPMR, encoded by the coding sequence ATGGCGATGACGACTCTGTACATTGGCTCAAAAAACGAAACCAACCTGAGTTTGCCATGCTGGCGCTCAAAATACGCTATATCAAAAACCAAATCGAAGATGACAACAACGACATTCACAAAATCAGTCCGTATTAGCGGAGCCATTTTGCTCAGTGCATTGCTTGCATCGTGCATGCCTTGCGAAAAGGGTAGCGGAGAGGTACTGCAGGAATCCAGACCTTTAGAGGCTTTTTCATCGGTTGAGGTAAGATGTCCGGTGAATGTGTTTATCAGCCAGAATCATTTTCCTACTCAGGCCACCGTCAAGGCTCAAAAGAATATAGCCGATCTCTTGAGCATTGAAGTGGAGAACGGTGTGCTTACCATTGATTCAGACGATTGTTTCCAAACCAAAGAAGTGGTAGAGGTTTACCTCAATACTGAGCGGGTTGAAGGGTTGGCTGTGTATGGCTCGGGCGATATTCATGGGCTCACCGATTTGCTGGGCGGTACATTGAAGATGAAGGTGAAAGGCTCCGGTGATATCACAGCCGAGGGTACCTACCGTCATATTCAGGCAGATATACAGGGTTCGGGAGATATTCGTTTCAATGGCAAGGCTGATCGTTTGGAGGTAACCGTAAAAGGCTCGGGTGACTTCAAGGGCCAAAACATGACTGCCAAATCAACCAGTGTAAAGATCTCAGGCAGTGGAGATGCTTTTGTGAATGCCGAGGAGTTTTTGGAGGCCAGTGTGGCAGGGAGCGGAGATGTTCGCTATACGGGTGCTCCGCGTGATTCGTCGTTTTCAGTAAAAGGAAGCGGCAACATCCGGCCGATGCGCTAG
- the pruA gene encoding L-glutamate gamma-semialdehyde dehydrogenase, translating into MPKGIYQVPPVANEPVKDYAPGSAERESLLATYRSMLQQNPVDVPMYIGSEEVRTGNKQPLSPPHDHQRIIGHFNYGDASHVKSAIDAALAARKAWSNLAWEHRASIFLKAADLLAGPFRDRMNAATMLGQSKNAFQAEIDAACELIDFLRFNVAYMQQIYSDQPGSNPGIWNRMEYRPLEGFVFALTPFNFTSIAANLCVAPALMGNTVVWKPADSQVYSAQIIMELFKAAGVPDGVINMVTLDGPEAGEVIFNHPDFAGLHFTGSTGVFRHLWTTIGANIAQYKSYPRIVGETGGKDFVVAHRSADPIEVAVALSRGAFEFQGQKCSAASRAYIPDNIWPAVKEHLLSDLASFKMGSPEDFGNFVNAVIDRKAFDKISGYIDYVKGQSDASIIAGGNYDDSKGYFIEPTVIETSNPKFRTMCEEIFGPVLTIYVYPANDFEATLKLVDSTSEYALTGSIFSGDRYAIDLATRMLANAAGNFYINDKPTGAVVGQQPFGGARGSGTNDKAGSYLNLIRWVSPRTIKETFVPAKNYRYPFLG; encoded by the coding sequence ATGCCCAAAGGAATATACCAGGTACCCCCTGTGGCCAATGAGCCGGTAAAAGATTATGCACCCGGAAGTGCCGAACGTGAATCGCTGCTTGCAACCTATCGAAGTATGCTGCAACAAAATCCTGTTGATGTGCCCATGTACATTGGCAGCGAAGAAGTGAGAACCGGAAACAAGCAGCCGCTATCACCTCCACACGACCATCAGCGGATTATCGGTCATTTTAACTACGGCGATGCTTCGCACGTAAAATCAGCCATTGACGCTGCCCTGGCTGCACGCAAAGCCTGGAGCAATCTTGCCTGGGAACACCGCGCAAGCATTTTCCTCAAAGCCGCCGATTTGTTGGCAGGTCCTTTCCGCGACCGCATGAACGCAGCCACCATGCTCGGGCAGTCGAAAAACGCTTTTCAGGCCGAGATTGACGCCGCATGTGAGTTGATTGACTTTTTGCGCTTCAACGTGGCATACATGCAGCAGATCTACAGCGACCAGCCCGGAAGCAACCCCGGAATCTGGAACCGCATGGAGTACCGTCCTCTGGAGGGATTTGTATTTGCACTTACTCCTTTTAACTTCACCTCTATTGCCGCCAACCTTTGTGTAGCTCCCGCGCTGATGGGGAATACTGTGGTTTGGAAGCCCGCCGATTCGCAGGTGTACTCTGCACAAATCATTATGGAGCTCTTCAAAGCAGCAGGTGTACCGGATGGAGTCATTAATATGGTAACCCTGGATGGCCCCGAAGCCGGTGAGGTAATCTTCAATCACCCTGATTTTGCAGGTCTCCACTTTACAGGTTCTACCGGCGTATTCCGTCATTTATGGACAACCATTGGCGCCAATATCGCCCAATACAAAAGCTACCCGCGCATTGTGGGTGAAACCGGTGGTAAAGATTTTGTGGTGGCTCACCGCAGCGCCGACCCCATTGAAGTTGCGGTTGCCCTTTCGCGCGGTGCTTTTGAATTCCAAGGGCAAAAATGTTCAGCGGCCTCTCGTGCCTACATCCCTGACAATATATGGCCGGCAGTGAAAGAGCATCTGTTGAGCGACCTCGCTTCATTTAAAATGGGAAGCCCCGAAGACTTTGGGAACTTTGTGAACGCTGTGATTGACCGCAAAGCCTTTGACAAAATCTCCGGCTACATTGATTATGTGAAAGGGCAAAGCGACGCAAGCATCATCGCCGGTGGAAACTATGACGATTCGAAAGGATACTTTATTGAACCCACTGTGATTGAAACAAGCAACCCAAAATTCCGCACCATGTGTGAGGAAATATTTGGGCCGGTACTCACCATTTACGTGTACCCCGCCAACGATTTTGAAGCTACCCTGAAACTTGTTGACAGCACTTCGGAATACGCCCTTACCGGTAGTATTTTCTCCGGCGACCGCTACGCGATTGACCTGGCAACACGCATGCTGGCCAATGCTGCAGGAAACTTCTATATCAACGACAAACCCACTGGGGCTGTGGTAGGTCAGCAGCCTTTTGGCGGTGCAAGAGGTTCCGGCACCAACGACAAAGCCGGCTCCTACCTAAACCTGATCCGTTGGGTTTCACCGAGAACCATCAAGGAAACCTTTGTACCCGCTAAAAACTACCGGTACCCTTTCCTCGGGTAA
- a CDS encoding SDR family oxidoreductase, translated as MLPKDTFSSRVVIVTGGGSGLGRAMATELGRLGAKLVITSRKLEKLEAAAAAISEETGTEVLPLACDVAQADQVDAMVAAVLDKFGKIDSLVNNAAGNFIAPTERLSARAFGVILDIVLKGTAHCTLAVGKHWLKDEQATGRSILNIATTYASTGSGYVVPSACAKAGVLAMTRSLAVEWGNRGIRINAIAPGPFPTKGAWERLLPGDLVEQFSMDQRVPLGRVGDPRELANLAAYLLSDYAAYINGEVVTMDGGEWLQGAGQFNMLKAIPPKMWDMLEAQVRAANKK; from the coding sequence ATGTTACCCAAAGATACTTTTTCATCACGTGTAGTGATTGTTACCGGTGGAGGCTCGGGTTTAGGCCGGGCTATGGCCACCGAATTGGGCCGACTCGGAGCGAAGCTGGTCATTACCAGCCGCAAACTTGAAAAGCTCGAAGCAGCGGCCGCAGCAATCTCGGAGGAAACAGGTACAGAAGTGCTTCCGCTTGCTTGTGATGTGGCTCAAGCCGACCAGGTAGATGCCATGGTAGCTGCCGTGCTCGATAAGTTTGGCAAAATTGACTCCCTCGTAAACAACGCAGCCGGAAACTTCATAGCCCCCACAGAGCGCCTTTCAGCGCGGGCATTTGGCGTGATTCTCGACATTGTACTCAAGGGCACTGCCCATTGCACGCTTGCCGTTGGAAAGCATTGGCTGAAAGACGAGCAAGCTACCGGTCGGAGCATTCTCAATATTGCTACCACGTACGCGAGCACTGGCTCCGGCTATGTGGTACCCTCGGCCTGTGCCAAGGCCGGAGTATTGGCCATGACCCGTTCACTGGCAGTAGAATGGGGTAACCGCGGAATCCGAATCAACGCCATTGCACCCGGTCCGTTTCCGACCAAGGGTGCGTGGGAGCGTCTGTTGCCCGGTGACCTTGTGGAGCAATTCAGTATGGATCAGCGAGTGCCACTCGGGCGCGTAGGAGACCCTCGCGAGCTGGCCAATCTGGCCGCCTACCTGCTAAGCGATTACGCTGCTTACATCAACGGCGAAGTGGTTACCATGGACGGTGGAGAATGGCTGCAGGGAGCCGGTCAATTCAACATGCTTAAAGCCATTCCGCCCAAAATGTGGGATATGCTTGAAGCACAGGTTCGGGCCGCGAACAAGAAGTAG
- a CDS encoding septum formation initiator family protein produces MFRRIPKFLRNKYALATLAMLMWITFFHNNDLISQMGARMKLNQLEKEQEYYRHRIEETKAAIHDLTTNKESLEKFAREHHHMKKEDEDIFLVIFE; encoded by the coding sequence ATGTTCAGGCGAATTCCAAAATTTCTGCGAAACAAGTATGCTTTAGCCACGCTCGCCATGTTGATGTGGATTACGTTTTTTCACAACAATGACCTGATTTCACAGATGGGAGCCAGGATGAAACTCAATCAGCTCGAAAAGGAGCAAGAGTACTACCGACATCGCATTGAGGAAACCAAAGCCGCCATTCACGACCTCACCACCAACAAGGAATCCCTTGAGAAATTTGCCCGTGAACATCACCACATGAAGAAAGAGGACGAAGACATTTTTCTCGTCATTTTTGAATAA